Below is a genomic region from Lusitaniella coriacea LEGE 07157.
CGGGGACACGGGGACACGGGGACACGGAGAGAAAATTCATCCCTCAAAACTACCTTGACAGAGTACTAATTTTTATATTTTGCTCGAATAATTATGGTCATTATTTTGATGGGTGTTTCCGGTTCTGGGAAAACCGCTGTGGGTCGTCAGTTGGCTCGCGAAATCGAGGGTATTTTTCAGGATGGGGATTGGTTTCATCCCTCTGCAAACATTGCTAAGATGCGCAGCGGTCAACCGTTAAACGATCGCGATCGGTTATTGTGGTTAGAGATTTTGGGTAACGCGATCGGTTATTGGTCCCAGGAAGCAAAACCTTACATCATCGCTTGTTCTGCCCTAAAATCGGACTATCGCGCAGCGCTGCAAAGGGGACGACAAGGGATTTATTTTATCTACCTCAAAGGCTCTAAAACTTTGATTCAACAGCGCCTCACCACACGTACCAACCACTTTATGCCCGTTCGCCTCCTTGAGAGTCAATTTTCTACCCTTGAAGTTCCAGAAGACATTCCTGCTATTGATATTGCCCCAACAATCGATGAAATTGTTGCTAAAAT
It encodes:
- a CDS encoding gluconokinase; this encodes MVIILMGVSGSGKTAVGRQLAREIEGIFQDGDWFHPSANIAKMRSGQPLNDRDRLLWLEILGNAIGYWSQEAKPYIIACSALKSDYRAALQRGRQGIYFIYLKGSKTLIQQRLTTRTNHFMPVRLLESQFSTLEVPEDIPAIDIAPTIDEIVAKIIPLIQHWQSP